In the Astatotilapia calliptera chromosome 5, fAstCal1.2, whole genome shotgun sequence genome, one interval contains:
- the LOC113021932 gene encoding uncharacterized protein LOC113021932, with product MALITQKMDITFSLRRKEVVEMQPLVKEMQLRWPALFLKEQICAEFSRITTKDLMGTFMTALDTYSLRLIKLYRIRKAAFRNDMDSLLQKFDEQVSNIVQHRRTISLEGLPIFVRDDETKLFLTCLDTDPVERATRGVTVGILTVLEDYVGPNSQSTVVNTAIVLEEDIILDDLPDLPTAFAYLFGLLYGLNMEFPKELKYTFEAVQHIFMELTSTYSQRIRSFKTKLLTKV from the exons ATGGCACTCATCACCCAAAAGATGGACATCACATTCTCTCTCAGGAGGAAAGAAGTTGTGGAGATGCAGCCCTTGGTCAAGGAAATGCAGCTCAGATGGCCAGCTCTCTTCTTGAAAGAACAG ATTTGTGCGGAATTCTCACGCATTACCACCAAGGATCTCATGGGGACCTTCATGACTGCCCTCGACACTTACTCACTTCGGCTGATTAAGCTGTATCGAATTAGAAAAGCTGCTTTCCGCAATGACATGGATTCCCTGTTGCAGAAGTTTGATGAACAg GTCTCAAACATAGTCCAGCATCGACGAACCATCAGTTTGGAAGGGTTACCGATATTTGTTCGCGACGACGAGACCAAACTCTTCTTAACATGTCTG gATACAGATCCAGTTGAGAGGGCAACCCGAGGTGTTACGGTGGGCATCCTCACTGTTCTGGAGGACTACGTGGGACCCAACTCGCAGTCCACAGTGGTCAACACTGCCATTGTTTTGGAAGAGGACATTATTCTTGATGATCTGCCAGACCTTCCCACTGCCTTTGCCTACTTGTTTGGCCTACTTTATGGGCTCAACATGGAGTTTCCCAAAGAACTCAAGTACACATTTGAAGCTGTGCAACACATTTTTATGGAGTTGACATCTACCTATTCCCAGAGGATAAGAAGCTTCAAAACCAAGCTCTTAACCAAAGTCTAA